A DNA window from Kitasatospora atroaurantiaca contains the following coding sequences:
- a CDS encoding phage portal protein has protein sequence MTASTDLWAGITELNYTRPEYDTAHAYYTGRVSEVFSSARVRRALERTHMGHHLNYCKIPVNAVTDRLELAAVTSTDPLAAKVLDALWEFNSLDLEAPNVHRRAGELGDAYIIAVPIEDESGKVTGVEMHYNSPMTVRVFYSEENPREKAFAVKRWCERSSLGEVVRAEVYYDDRTQRWTTGPGSSGHNEADWMHWLADPVAPAEGQEPPPADDASWEIPNKSGEIPVFHFRSDQPYGIPEHEGAYGCQDAINKLIITHLSTVDYQAFPQRYGLTEAMTTDTGDLDASDFDDDDFPADPASGPTDSGDDSDLKSGPGEMWLLRGYKEVGQFQAANPGVFFDPAAFYTRAMATLTDTPLRRFDTTGGGTHNPSGESLRRDEAPFVKKIRNRQLSYGATWKDLFGYCLRLFGITAPVDVRWAAAASVDDEAGWTTAGLKSKLGVPQRQLLLEAGYTEEQVTAWLETPTDDAAELSRHLMDISVFSEIAQRIGTAISLGALDAAQAQDLLNPLMVALLGQPETAAAA, from the coding sequence CACATGGGCCACCACCTGAACTACTGCAAGATCCCCGTCAACGCGGTCACCGACCGCCTCGAACTCGCAGCGGTCACCAGCACCGACCCGCTGGCCGCCAAAGTCCTCGACGCCCTCTGGGAGTTCAACAGCCTCGACCTGGAGGCCCCTAACGTCCACCGCCGCGCCGGGGAACTCGGCGACGCCTACATCATCGCCGTGCCCATCGAGGACGAGAGCGGCAAGGTCACCGGCGTCGAGATGCACTACAACTCGCCGATGACGGTGCGGGTCTTCTACTCGGAGGAGAACCCCCGCGAGAAGGCGTTCGCGGTCAAGCGCTGGTGCGAGCGGTCCAGCCTCGGCGAGGTCGTCCGCGCCGAGGTGTACTACGACGACCGGACGCAGCGCTGGACCACCGGCCCCGGGTCGAGCGGCCACAACGAGGCTGACTGGATGCACTGGCTCGCCGACCCCGTGGCCCCGGCCGAGGGGCAGGAACCGCCGCCAGCCGACGACGCCTCGTGGGAGATCCCGAACAAGTCCGGCGAGATCCCGGTGTTCCACTTCAGGAGCGACCAGCCCTACGGCATCCCCGAGCACGAGGGCGCGTACGGCTGCCAGGACGCCATCAACAAGCTGATCATCACGCACCTCTCGACCGTCGACTACCAGGCCTTCCCTCAGCGCTACGGCCTCACCGAAGCGATGACCACCGACACCGGCGACCTGGACGCCTCCGACTTCGACGACGACGACTTCCCCGCCGACCCGGCGTCCGGCCCCACCGACTCCGGCGACGACTCCGACCTTAAGTCCGGGCCCGGCGAGATGTGGCTGCTCCGCGGCTACAAGGAGGTCGGCCAGTTCCAGGCCGCCAACCCCGGCGTCTTCTTCGACCCCGCCGCGTTCTACACCCGGGCGATGGCGACCCTCACCGACACCCCGCTGCGCCGCTTCGACACCACCGGGGGCGGCACTCACAACCCCTCCGGTGAGTCCCTGCGCCGCGACGAGGCACCGTTCGTGAAGAAGATCCGCAACAGGCAGCTGTCGTACGGCGCGACATGGAAGGACCTCTTCGGGTACTGCCTGCGCCTGTTCGGGATCACCGCGCCCGTGGATGTCCGCTGGGCAGCTGCCGCATCCGTCGACGACGAGGCCGGCTGGACCACCGCCGGTCTCAAGAGCAAGCTCGGAGTGCCTCAGCGGCAGCTGCTCCTGGAGGCGGGCTACACCGAGGAGCAGGTCACCGCATGGCTGGAGACCCCCACCGATGATGCCGCCGAGCTGAGCCGCCACCTCATGGACATCAGCGTCTTCTCCGAGATCGCCCAGCGCATCGGCACCGCCATCAGCCTCGGCGCCCTCGACGCGGCACAGGCCCAGGATCTCCTCAACCCGCTGATGGTCGCCCTCCTCGGGCAGCCCGAGACGGCCGCCGCGGCATGA
- a CDS encoding phage major capsid protein: MARNTFEPWIPEEFGSDVITRIVQNSVVEAVGSRIPMATNSRSTPRSAGMDVDVVDKGGAYGEDSNTNDDVVLTARKFGKAIRIAEEDMDDSLADILKVKMGDWSTSYAKTLDNASFAVTAAPGTGIPFKSIYYLLSQTDAGLGYTANTNITQTGSGGVTYDNISLSLGKVEGGDYFDPAELIAVAHPSFRAKLRGVKDLQGEPIFIQGLAGTPDTIFGHQIKWSLGARTSATAKSSPTGNPLILWVHPSLMLLGVRSGPESIFIDGKDGTAALTDESILKMRARRAFAYGHPAGAAILENNSGS; the protein is encoded by the coding sequence GTGGCACGCAACACTTTCGAACCGTGGATCCCGGAGGAGTTCGGGTCCGATGTCATCACTCGGATCGTCCAGAACTCCGTGGTCGAGGCTGTCGGCTCCCGCATTCCGATGGCCACCAACTCCCGCTCCACGCCGCGCTCGGCGGGCATGGACGTCGATGTCGTCGACAAGGGCGGCGCGTACGGCGAGGACTCCAACACCAACGACGACGTCGTCCTGACGGCGCGTAAGTTCGGCAAGGCCATCCGCATCGCCGAGGAGGACATGGACGACTCGCTCGCCGACATCCTCAAGGTGAAGATGGGCGACTGGAGCACCTCCTACGCCAAGACGCTCGACAACGCGTCCTTCGCGGTCACCGCAGCTCCGGGCACCGGCATCCCGTTCAAGAGCATCTACTACCTGCTCTCGCAGACCGACGCAGGCCTGGGCTACACCGCCAACACGAACATCACGCAGACCGGTTCCGGCGGCGTCACCTACGACAACATCTCGCTGAGCCTGGGCAAGGTCGAAGGCGGCGACTACTTCGATCCGGCCGAGCTCATCGCCGTCGCGCACCCGTCCTTCCGGGCCAAGCTGCGTGGCGTCAAGGACCTCCAGGGCGAACCGATCTTCATCCAGGGTCTCGCCGGAACCCCCGACACGATCTTCGGTCACCAGATCAAGTGGAGCCTCGGCGCGCGGACTTCGGCCACTGCCAAGTCCTCGCCGACCGGCAACCCGCTGATCCTGTGGGTCCACCCGTCGCTGATGCTCCTCGGCGTCCGCTCCGGCCCCGAGAGCATCTTCATCGACGGGAAGGACGGCACCGCCGCACTCACCGACGAGTCGATCCTCAAGATGCGCGCCCGCCGCGCGTTCGCCTACGGCCACCCGGCCGGCGCGGCGATCCTTGAGAACAACAGCGGGTCCTGA
- a CDS encoding HK97 gp10 family phage protein, giving the protein MTIRLDPSADAHLDAILTRVLDRCLSDIADDARAFAPEKTGELKASIFHQTDGLTGIVGTDCPYWRPVEYGSAAHDIRPRHKKALFWEGAAHPVGRVRHPGTAPHPYLRPALLQHRELR; this is encoded by the coding sequence ATGACGATCAGGCTCGACCCGAGCGCGGACGCACACCTCGACGCCATCCTCACGCGCGTCCTCGACCGCTGCCTGTCCGACATCGCCGACGACGCCCGCGCGTTCGCCCCCGAGAAGACCGGCGAACTGAAGGCCTCGATCTTCCACCAGACCGACGGCCTCACCGGCATCGTCGGCACGGACTGCCCCTACTGGCGCCCCGTCGAATACGGCTCCGCCGCCCACGACATCCGGCCCCGCCACAAGAAGGCCCTCTTCTGGGAAGGCGCAGCCCACCCCGTCGGCCGCGTCCGCCACCCCGGCACCGCCCCGCACCCCTACCTGCGGCCCGCGCTGCTCCAGCACCGGGAGCTGCGGTGA
- a CDS encoding fibronectin type III domain-containing protein produces MPVTDVLTALGRWQIELLPTTPREVLDAVAQLGHVAIVAGRVDPRTHGDNLLAAARYVGVVRTKVLADDGRTRTPGDKVQIGGASMAFWLGDEDDKGAVIENATTFASASFATAVRGLLPASGAVTEGTLYSVTGTYSGTHQWQSPRKAIQYVCDTMSSTSVPVSWRVNGNGTLDAGPESNLFVTTPSCAIVSRGAGQDMSLLALPGQLNLATDVEDFTTRVVLLAQGEGASTATGSANISPGLNPYKDIHGNTVALTRMVSESGTSQVNATIRAQLALSQFVAAHNALTLTTADYDVDGSFAPGDYVWAYDPDKGLVDTANEIVFRGLRLNPIKLQVTETTWPVTDGHTVAYRSAAGVWTDLTDYVQFEQQGTTQVVVGDFERQLANSSAEPVGSRPTADTSIPGVPTFITPFSGAAYLDNRGFTRSKVIVSWNAPNNTDGSTILDGDHYEVRYAVDTDLIYPATWAQLSQVRWEDLQEWRQPFAAPTGHWDIAYVAWGTTTVQLQDLAPGVGYDVQIRAVDKAGNAGAWSGTTTFIATADNIPPSTPAAPSVAGSRIALQITHTLGKATGGTYNLESDLHHLEIHVEYEPTFTPSPTTLKGKVSATAGMIQAQIPVVTTVQVEETSTRYVRVVAVDIAGNKSAPSVAASATALLIDDAHISDLTVTKVTAGTISADWIVGARIKTADTGTRVELNSSGLQAYNANGDQTVNVAAADGSVSIIGQLKSGTSGHRIEINPTATLLPEIRMYANSGSNYGYLNAVSFGSDASVGLNSGTFTVGADTLFERLYMTENSIQLAVVKTDQSRFGGYVALNRSNASIGNTDGTTDAFVAVGSDNRITMGGKWGNYVAASSTDAIFTGYQDVGGFAIFSYLYGPTMASTMAPLVTLTDTGSVKSSQVTASNSTGFTVSLSATSSAGSFIAFWVFRV; encoded by the coding sequence GTGCCCGTAACCGACGTCCTCACCGCACTCGGCCGCTGGCAGATCGAACTCCTGCCGACAACCCCCCGCGAAGTCCTCGACGCCGTCGCACAGCTCGGGCACGTCGCCATCGTGGCCGGCCGCGTCGACCCACGGACCCACGGCGACAACCTGCTCGCCGCGGCCCGCTACGTCGGGGTCGTCCGGACGAAGGTCCTCGCCGACGACGGCCGCACCCGCACCCCGGGTGACAAGGTCCAGATCGGCGGCGCCAGCATGGCGTTCTGGCTGGGCGATGAGGACGACAAGGGCGCGGTGATCGAGAACGCCACCACGTTCGCGTCCGCCTCCTTCGCAACCGCAGTCCGCGGGCTGCTGCCCGCCTCAGGCGCGGTCACCGAGGGCACCCTGTACTCGGTCACGGGCACGTACTCCGGGACGCACCAGTGGCAGTCCCCCCGCAAGGCGATCCAGTACGTCTGCGACACCATGTCCAGCACGTCGGTGCCGGTGTCGTGGCGGGTGAACGGCAACGGCACCCTCGACGCCGGACCCGAGTCGAACCTGTTCGTCACCACACCCTCGTGCGCGATCGTCAGCCGCGGCGCCGGCCAGGACATGAGCCTCCTCGCCCTGCCCGGCCAGCTGAACCTCGCGACGGACGTGGAGGATTTCACGACGCGTGTCGTGCTGCTGGCGCAGGGCGAGGGCGCGTCCACGGCGACCGGCTCGGCGAACATCAGCCCCGGGCTGAACCCGTACAAGGACATCCACGGCAACACGGTCGCGCTGACGCGCATGGTGTCGGAGTCCGGCACCAGCCAGGTCAACGCCACGATCCGGGCGCAGCTCGCCCTCTCCCAGTTCGTCGCCGCGCACAACGCGCTGACGTTGACCACCGCGGACTACGACGTCGACGGCAGCTTCGCGCCGGGTGACTACGTGTGGGCGTACGACCCGGACAAGGGCCTCGTCGACACGGCGAACGAGATCGTGTTCCGGGGCCTCCGTCTCAACCCGATCAAGCTCCAGGTCACGGAGACGACGTGGCCTGTGACGGACGGGCACACGGTGGCGTACCGGTCCGCCGCCGGTGTGTGGACGGATCTCACGGACTACGTCCAGTTCGAGCAGCAGGGCACGACTCAGGTCGTCGTCGGGGACTTTGAGCGGCAGCTGGCCAACTCCTCGGCAGAGCCGGTTGGGTCCCGGCCGACCGCCGACACCTCGATCCCAGGCGTCCCGACGTTCATCACCCCGTTCTCCGGGGCCGCGTACCTCGACAACAGGGGCTTCACCCGAAGCAAGGTCATCGTCTCCTGGAACGCCCCCAACAACACCGACGGCTCCACGATCCTCGACGGCGACCACTACGAGGTCCGCTACGCCGTCGACACCGACCTCATCTACCCCGCGACGTGGGCGCAGCTCTCCCAAGTCCGGTGGGAAGACCTGCAGGAGTGGCGGCAGCCGTTCGCCGCGCCGACCGGGCACTGGGACATCGCGTACGTCGCCTGGGGCACCACCACCGTGCAGCTGCAGGACCTTGCGCCCGGTGTCGGCTACGACGTGCAGATCCGTGCCGTCGACAAGGCCGGCAACGCCGGGGCGTGGTCCGGGACCACCACCTTCATCGCGACGGCCGACAACATCCCGCCCAGCACGCCCGCGGCCCCGTCCGTGGCCGGCTCGCGGATCGCCCTGCAGATCACGCATACGCTCGGCAAGGCGACGGGCGGCACCTACAACCTGGAGTCGGACCTCCACCATCTGGAGATCCATGTCGAGTACGAGCCGACGTTCACGCCGTCGCCGACCACCCTGAAGGGCAAGGTCTCCGCGACGGCGGGCATGATCCAGGCGCAGATCCCCGTCGTCACCACCGTGCAGGTCGAAGAGACGTCCACCCGGTACGTGCGGGTCGTCGCCGTCGACATCGCGGGCAACAAGTCCGCCCCATCCGTCGCCGCGTCCGCGACCGCGCTGCTGATCGACGATGCGCACATCTCTGACCTGACCGTCACCAAGGTCACCGCCGGCACCATCTCGGCGGACTGGATCGTCGGCGCCCGCATCAAGACCGCCGACACCGGTACCCGCGTCGAACTCAACTCCAGTGGCCTGCAGGCGTACAACGCCAACGGCGACCAGACCGTCAACGTCGCGGCCGCCGATGGCTCGGTCAGCATCATCGGCCAGCTGAAGTCCGGCACGTCCGGCCACCGCATCGAGATCAACCCGACCGCCACGCTCCTGCCCGAGATCCGCATGTACGCCAACAGCGGCTCCAACTACGGTTACCTCAACGCCGTGAGCTTCGGGTCAGACGCCAGCGTCGGCCTCAACTCCGGCACCTTCACCGTCGGCGCGGACACCCTCTTTGAGCGCCTCTACATGACCGAGAACAGCATCCAACTCGCGGTGGTGAAGACCGACCAGAGCCGGTTCGGCGGCTACGTCGCCCTCAACCGAAGCAACGCCAGCATCGGCAACACAGACGGCACCACCGACGCCTTCGTCGCCGTCGGCAGCGACAACCGCATCACCATGGGCGGCAAGTGGGGCAACTACGTCGCGGCCAGCTCCACCGACGCCATCTTCACCGGGTACCAGGACGTCGGCGGCTTCGCGATCTTCAGCTACCTGTACGGCCCGACCATGGCATCGACCATGGCACCACTGGTCACACTCACTGACACCGGAAGCGTCAAGTCCTCGCAGGTCACCGCCAGCAACAGCACCGGCTTCACCGTCTCTCTCAGCGCGACCTCATCGGCCGGCAGCTTCATCGCCTTCTGGGTCTTCCGGGTCTAA
- a CDS encoding glycosyltransferase family 2 protein, which translates to MQRRITVVLPTHPARVRNGMTKRAVGSVLGQTLPAAAVVVEQDLDRAGAAATRHRGLMKVTTEWVAFLDSDDQMKPNHLAELMACAERTGADYCFSWYEAIGFGHDPLPHFGKVFDPEHPTQTTITTLVRTGLAQAVGFREPPPGARIHGERYGEDFQFTVECIAQGGRIVHHPRRTWIWNAHGQNTSGQPDRGDAAT; encoded by the coding sequence ATGCAGCGAAGAATCACCGTCGTCCTGCCGACCCACCCCGCGCGGGTCCGCAACGGCATGACCAAGCGGGCCGTCGGCAGCGTGCTCGGGCAGACCCTGCCTGCGGCAGCCGTTGTCGTCGAGCAGGACCTCGACCGGGCCGGCGCCGCCGCGACCCGCCATCGCGGTCTGATGAAGGTCACGACGGAGTGGGTGGCGTTCCTCGACTCCGACGACCAGATGAAGCCCAACCACCTGGCGGAGCTGATGGCCTGTGCCGAGCGCACGGGCGCGGACTACTGCTTCAGCTGGTACGAGGCCATCGGCTTCGGCCACGACCCGCTGCCGCACTTCGGGAAGGTTTTCGACCCCGAGCACCCGACCCAGACCACCATCACCACCCTGGTCCGCACGGGGCTCGCGCAGGCCGTTGGTTTCCGCGAGCCCCCGCCCGGCGCGCGCATCCACGGCGAGCGCTACGGCGAGGACTTCCAGTTCACCGTGGAGTGCATCGCCCAGGGCGGCCGCATCGTCCACCACCCGCGCAGGACCTGGATCTGGAACGCGCACGGCCAGAACACCAGCGGCCAGCCCGACCGCGGCGACGCCGCCACCTGA
- a CDS encoding DUF7213 family protein: MAERNPTARAAYERLEAALHAVLEVEEFEGLPTEWVIVVACQRIDDEGRGVTQIGTLLPDGDSLPYHRLMGLLDFALTRCRAEISEE, translated from the coding sequence GTGGCTGAGCGGAACCCCACCGCCCGGGCGGCCTACGAGCGGTTGGAGGCGGCGCTGCACGCTGTCCTGGAAGTAGAGGAGTTCGAGGGCCTCCCGACGGAGTGGGTCATCGTTGTCGCCTGCCAACGCATCGACGACGAGGGCAGGGGCGTGACCCAGATCGGGACCCTGCTCCCCGACGGGGACTCCCTGCCCTACCACCGCCTGATGGGCCTCCTCGACTTCGCCCTCACCCGATGCCGTGCCGAGATCTCCGAGGAGTGA
- a CDS encoding NAD-dependent epimerase/dehydratase family protein: MRVLLTGSAGFIGRHLHRELDRRGHTVTTCDLRAAHIGDALEFFRRDRTRYELAIHCAAIVGGRASIDGSPLGVATNLALDSWFMRWLAATKTPRAVYYSSSAAYPVELQGEGSGHRLTEDDIDLARPGRPDATYGLAKLTGEQLVPYAEAEGCRVHVLRPMSGYGPSQSPAYPFPAFIGRALRREDPYEIWGSGRQVRDWIHIDDVVAATLAAVDQDVTGPVNLGTGRATSFDELAEIVCREAGYRPQLKHRLDAPDGVQYRVADPARLLGFYRPRVSLEEGVRRALEVGRG; encoded by the coding sequence ATGCGAGTCCTCCTCACCGGCTCGGCCGGTTTCATCGGCCGCCACCTCCACCGCGAGCTGGACCGGCGCGGCCACACCGTGACGACATGTGACCTGCGGGCCGCGCACATCGGCGACGCCCTGGAGTTCTTCCGCCGTGACCGCACCCGCTACGAGCTGGCGATTCACTGCGCCGCGATCGTGGGCGGCCGCGCCTCCATTGACGGCTCGCCGCTCGGCGTCGCGACGAACCTGGCCTTGGACTCGTGGTTCATGCGCTGGCTCGCGGCCACGAAGACTCCGAGGGCCGTCTACTACTCCAGCTCTGCGGCCTACCCGGTGGAGCTGCAGGGCGAGGGCTCCGGGCACCGGCTCACCGAGGACGACATCGACCTCGCCAGGCCCGGCCGGCCGGACGCAACGTACGGGCTCGCGAAGCTCACCGGCGAGCAGCTCGTGCCGTACGCCGAGGCGGAGGGCTGCCGCGTGCACGTGCTGCGCCCGATGTCCGGGTACGGTCCCAGCCAGTCACCGGCCTACCCCTTCCCGGCGTTCATCGGCCGGGCGCTGCGACGCGAGGACCCGTACGAGATCTGGGGCTCGGGCCGGCAGGTGCGCGACTGGATCCACATCGACGATGTCGTGGCCGCCACGCTGGCCGCAGTGGACCAGGACGTGACCGGCCCGGTGAACCTCGGGACCGGCCGGGCGACGAGCTTCGACGAGCTGGCCGAGATCGTGTGCCGCGAGGCCGGGTACCGGCCGCAGTTGAAGCACCGCCTCGACGCTCCGGACGGAGTGCAGTACCGCGTCGCCGACCCGGCCCGGCTGCTCGGGTTCTACCGGCCCCGGGTGAGCCTGGAAGAGGGCGTGCGCCGGGCTCTGGAGGTCGGCCGTGGCTGA
- a CDS encoding methyltransferase domain-containing protein, which produces MTEWKLFTDDVPHVSTPEFHEHRERAPHLEQPVHRPRLEMAAELVNAAALKCWRKNTSGEPIGHHTVSDLGCGDGGLLSLLGHLGDIDAWGYDFQPSNSAGWAERGVRAEALDVFGADSSIVRFGLTTVTTEVLEHLADPHRAVRWIGKHSRYLVASSPWNETPESHDECHAWAFDHDGYRALIEQGGYTVLRHETVGQFQLILGERS; this is translated from the coding sequence GTGACCGAGTGGAAGCTCTTCACGGACGACGTGCCGCACGTCTCCACGCCTGAGTTCCACGAGCACCGTGAGCGGGCCCCGCACCTCGAACAGCCCGTGCACCGACCCCGGCTGGAGATGGCCGCCGAGTTGGTTAACGCAGCGGCGCTGAAGTGCTGGCGCAAGAACACCAGTGGCGAGCCCATCGGGCACCACACGGTCTCCGATCTCGGCTGCGGTGACGGCGGGTTGCTGTCGCTGCTGGGCCACCTCGGAGACATCGACGCCTGGGGCTACGACTTCCAGCCCTCCAACTCGGCAGGCTGGGCAGAGCGTGGCGTTCGGGCCGAGGCGCTCGATGTGTTCGGCGCCGACTCCTCGATCGTGCGATTCGGCCTCACCACGGTGACCACCGAGGTCTTGGAGCACCTCGCCGACCCGCACAGGGCCGTCCGCTGGATCGGCAAGCACTCCCGCTACCTGGTGGCGTCGAGCCCGTGGAACGAGACTCCGGAGTCCCACGACGAATGCCACGCATGGGCGTTTGACCACGATGGCTACCGGGCGCTCATCGAACAGGGCGGCTACACCGTGCTGCGCCACGAAACCGTCGGGCAGTTCCAGTTGATCCTCGGGGAGCGGTCGTGA
- a CDS encoding glycosyltransferase family 2 protein — MSDLTIIVPTRGRPDNLWALWLAFKETCTADTVLLAVVDDDDPYLPSYEQRHSWAAGDPRFLLLIGPRLRLGGTLNMVAPYQAGRSKAVGFQGDDHRPRTVGWDTRYIEALDQLGTGIVYGNDLIQGPNLPTQVAMTSDIILAAGHMIPPGLTHLWIDNSWLALGRALDAITYLPDVVVEHCHPIAGHAAWDQGYAECNTDELMDTDRAVFEAWRANGLGRWVQQIKEYQRG, encoded by the coding sequence GTGTCTGACCTGACCATCATCGTGCCGACCCGGGGCCGGCCAGACAACCTCTGGGCGCTGTGGCTCGCCTTCAAGGAGACGTGCACGGCGGACACCGTGCTGCTCGCCGTGGTCGACGACGACGACCCGTACCTGCCGAGCTACGAGCAGCGCCACAGCTGGGCAGCCGGTGACCCGCGCTTCCTGCTGCTCATCGGGCCACGGCTGCGCCTGGGCGGGACGCTGAACATGGTCGCGCCGTACCAGGCCGGGCGGTCCAAGGCCGTGGGCTTCCAAGGGGATGACCACCGGCCGCGCACGGTTGGCTGGGATACCCGATACATCGAGGCGCTCGACCAGCTCGGCACGGGGATCGTGTACGGCAACGACCTCATCCAGGGCCCGAACCTGCCCACGCAGGTCGCGATGACGTCGGACATCATCCTGGCGGCCGGCCACATGATCCCGCCCGGCCTGACCCACCTGTGGATCGACAACTCGTGGCTCGCCCTCGGCCGGGCCCTCGACGCCATCACCTACCTGCCCGACGTGGTGGTCGAGCACTGCCACCCCATCGCTGGCCACGCCGCATGGGATCAGGGCTACGCCGAGTGCAACACCGACGAGCTCATGGACACCGACCGAGCCGTGTTCGAGGCATGGCGGGCCAACGGTCTGGGCCGCTGGGTCCAGCAGATCAAGGAGTACCAGCGTGGCTAA
- a CDS encoding DUF3307 domain-containing protein, which yields MTGGAVLGILLAHLCGDYLLQSHWMANEKTKRWWPAWAHALTYGLPYIAVTRSIPALAVIVVTHALIDHYRLARHVCWAKNLMGAKEYRRPWRECSGTGYPVETPAWLAVWLLIIADNTIHLLINTAAVVWL from the coding sequence ATGACAGGCGGAGCGGTACTCGGGATTCTGCTGGCGCACCTCTGCGGGGACTACCTCTTGCAGAGCCACTGGATGGCCAACGAGAAGACCAAACGGTGGTGGCCCGCCTGGGCCCATGCCCTCACCTACGGTCTCCCGTACATCGCGGTCACCAGATCGATCCCCGCGTTGGCAGTGATCGTGGTAACGCACGCGCTCATCGACCATTACCGGCTCGCCCGCCATGTCTGCTGGGCGAAGAACCTGATGGGCGCTAAGGAGTACCGGCGTCCGTGGCGTGAGTGCTCTGGCACGGGTTACCCGGTCGAGACTCCGGCGTGGCTGGCGGTCTGGCTTCTGATCATCGCGGACAACACCATCCACCTGCTGATCAACACGGCTGCTGTCGTGTGGCTTTGA
- a CDS encoding glycosyltransferase family 4 protein, with protein sequence MGSTVPQTQRDVFGWLADRNGCGHLRIEVPLGELARHGVASGYSDRIPKGRQGELLIDPDLFKTVIAQRTCNPGPTLLWQNTARASRRPRLIYELDDDLLDIDPSNTRAHAFFSQPHIRANLLTNLAVADAVTVSTEALASVVRQHTAAPIHVIPNYLPAWLLDHERPSSGDDTVTIGWGGSSTHQMDITQIGTHLRRIMERNPHTELHLMGTNYAKDWGISDRVRFTEWTQSVPEYWRRIDYDVMLAPLRPHVFNASKSALRPLEAAALGIPVVASDYGPYAEFVRHGETGFLVKHDHEWGRYLRELVNDRAMREEMGAAGRRQAADWTVEGNVGAWAKVIEG encoded by the coding sequence ATGGGCAGCACCGTTCCCCAGACCCAGCGTGACGTCTTCGGCTGGCTCGCCGACCGCAACGGATGCGGGCACCTGCGCATCGAGGTCCCCCTGGGCGAGCTCGCCCGGCACGGTGTCGCCTCCGGCTACTCCGACCGCATCCCCAAGGGCCGGCAGGGTGAACTTCTCATCGACCCGGACCTGTTCAAGACGGTCATCGCGCAGCGGACCTGCAACCCCGGGCCGACTCTGCTGTGGCAGAACACCGCCCGCGCATCCCGACGCCCGCGGCTGATCTACGAGCTGGACGATGACCTCCTCGACATCGACCCCAGCAACACCCGGGCGCACGCCTTCTTCAGCCAGCCGCACATCCGCGCCAACCTGCTGACGAACCTGGCAGTCGCCGACGCCGTCACCGTCTCCACCGAGGCACTCGCCTCTGTCGTCCGCCAGCACACCGCCGCGCCGATCCACGTCATCCCCAACTACCTGCCGGCGTGGCTGCTCGACCACGAGCGGCCCAGCAGCGGCGACGACACCGTGACGATCGGCTGGGGCGGATCCTCCACCCACCAGATGGACATCACCCAGATCGGCACCCACCTGCGGCGCATCATGGAGCGCAACCCGCACACCGAGCTGCACCTCATGGGCACCAACTACGCCAAGGACTGGGGCATCAGCGACCGGGTCCGGTTCACCGAATGGACGCAGTCCGTCCCCGAGTACTGGCGCCGCATCGACTACGACGTGATGCTCGCCCCGCTGCGCCCGCACGTCTTCAACGCCAGCAAGTCAGCACTGCGCCCCCTCGAAGCGGCAGCGCTCGGCATCCCGGTCGTCGCATCCGACTACGGGCCCTACGCCGAGTTCGTGCGCCACGGCGAAACCGGCTTCCTCGTCAAGCACGACCACGAGTGGGGCCGATACCTGCGCGAGCTCGTCAACGACCGGGCCATGCGCGAGGAGATGGGCGCCGCTGGCCGCCGCCAGGCCGCCGACTGGACGGTCGAGGGCAACGTCGGGGCGTGGGCGAAGGTGATCGAGGGATGA